Proteins from a genomic interval of Crassostrea angulata isolate pt1a10 chromosome 7, ASM2561291v2, whole genome shotgun sequence:
- the LOC128156606 gene encoding uncharacterized protein LOC128156606 yields MAALHLSVAVFLCHIYFCMTAPKEHASGQLDFRVKTFSDGQYRLSIKNITFLTSQRFFVISNGTTYERTNLTLNSTERGSSTDHLLGRYTFTKFNFVVPDLGNKVEAWIKDFTPKPFITFEMLYVDGMNGTRSVDCPPVSYPPTGTFLRCFNQTSAGFPSFQVQNTSTTLGYLNLGGKMVGDFDKQIGLFDSNTPKMTDGIKGGPLAVFDSDGNTVLISPSDNFMAISMWHDQSPGGTVNWGVMGGVDQIPAGYSVRVVAVAAPGINQAFSEYGRFLELLYKTKERRKHYQSQDVSLSYLGYWTDNGAYYYYHTEANADGTNKTFQNTLIDVQTYSESVNLPYGYMQIDSWWYYKGFQNSVKTWEARQDIFPNGISFLNKKTGLPLVAHNRYWGRDTTYAKQNNGNFTFVVESILALPDDESFWPTLFRNSKSWGLSVYEQDWLDIQTLGLAALQTDLFLGERWMRSMGEAAEQLNLTIQLCMSLPRHALMSYTLPAITQARVSQDYHLEPEQWRIGMSSILASALNLAPSKDTFWTTERQPGNPLYPDTREPYPLLEALVATLSTGPVGPGDKINDTDVLLMMMSCDGNGRLLKPSHPATAIDKQIIKAAIPSSSGPDGEVWTSYTTIVSDRRRDFGILMAANLSSPYTVKFSDTGFPDSLKSSLVFPFGSPEMRQQFDDDHPLVLSNCTQDRFCLYYFSAPETGLNGTSITIFGETVKWVPISPGRVTNIVHAEINMRVGIRGKPGEEVTMVFLINNSVRYSTCKISTSGTAILDAKYGCFPNHPTSSQPTSVAPTSFTTNYSMTTEMIQSSTSHSSASGVVHQKGVLLFSVWLSTTVLMVKAMY; encoded by the exons ATGGCCGCCCTCCATCTCTCCGTCGCAGTATTTCTGTGTCACATATATTTCTGCATGACAGCTCCTAAGGAACATGCATCGg GACAGCTCGACTTCAGGGTAAAAACATTCTCTGACGGACAATACAGACTTTCCATAAAGAACATTACATTTCTAACAAGTCAAAGATTTTTTGTAATCTCAAATGGCACTACTTATGAAAGAACAAATCTCACACTCAACTCGACCGAGCGAGGTTCGAGCACCGACCATCTGCTGGGTCGTTATACCTTCACGAAGTTCAATTTTGTCGTACCTGACCTTGGAAACAAAGTCGAGGCGTGGATCAAAGATTTTACTCCGAAACCTTTCATTACCTTTGAAATG CTCTATGTAGATGGGATGAACGGGACACGCTCCGTTGATTGCCCACCTGTATCTTACCCCCCGACCGGGACCTTCCTGAGATGCTTCAATCAAACTTCGGCTGGGTTTCCAAGTTTCCAAGTTCAAAACACATCCACAACTCTGGGTTATCTCAATCTGGGAGGCAAAATGGTTGGAGATTTCGATAAACAAATTGGCCT TTTTGATTCGAACACCCCCAAGATGACAGACGGTATAAAAGGTGGACCACTGGCCGTGTTCGATTCTGATGGAAATACCGTACTTATTTCTCCGTCCGACAACTTTATGGCTATTTCTATGTGGCACGACCAATCGCCGGGAGGGACTGTTAACTGGGGAGTCATGGGAGGGGTAGATCAGATTCCAGCAGGTTACTCAGTAAGAGTTGTTGCAGTTGCCGCTCCGGGAATCAACCAG GCGTTTTCTGAATACGGAAGGTTTCTTGAACTCCTGTACAAAACAAAAGAGAGAAGGAAGCATTACCAGTCCCAGGACGTCTCCCTTAGTTACCTGGGCTACTGGACCGATAACG GTGCCTACTACTACTACCACACAGAGGCAAATGCTGACGGAACCaacaaaacttttcaaaacacTCTTATTGATGTCCAAACCTACAGCGAGTCTGTCAATCTCCCATATGG ATACATGCAGATTGATTCTTGGTGGTATTACAAAGGGTTTCAGAATTCCGTTAAAACATGGGAAGCCAGACAAGATATATTTCCAAATGGCATCAG TTTTCTGAATAAGAAAACCGGTCTTCCATTAGTTGCCCACAACAGATATTG GGGACGTGACACGACCTATGCCAAACAAAACAATGGCAACTTCACCTTCGTCGTAGAATCAATTTTAGCACTACCCGATGATGAA AGTTTTTGGCCGACATTATTTAGAAATTCTAAAAGCTGGGGTTTAAGTGTTTACGAACAA GATTGGTTGGACATCCAGACTTTAGGTCTGGCCGCTCTTCAGACGGACCTATTCTTGGGGGAGCGGTGGATGAGGAGTATGGGGGAGGCTGCGGAGCAACTGAATCTGACCATTCAGCTGTGTATGTCCCTCCCACGCCACGCTCTGATGAGTTACACACTACCCGCCATTACACAG GCAAGAGTGAGTCAAGACTACCATTTGGAACCGGAACAATGGCGGATAGGGATGTCGTCCATACTAGCGTCTGCTCTTAATTTGGCACCATCAAAAGACACATTTTGGACAACAGAGAGACAACCCGGCAACCCATTATACCCAG ACACTCGGGAGCCTTATCCTTTACTAGAAGCTCTAGTGGCCACCCTCAGCACGGGCCCAGTGGGACCCGGGGATAAGATAAATGACACGGATGTCCTCCTGATGATGATGAGCTGTGATGGGAACGGACGTCTTCTAAAACCCTCACACCCAGCTACCGCCATTGACAAACAGATAATAAAG gcTGCAATACCTTCATCCAGTGGACCTGACGGAGAGGTGTGGACTTCCTACACCACTATTGTCTCCGACAGACGTCGGGACTTCGGTATCTTAATGGCAGCCAACTTATCCTCTCCATACACGGTCAAATTCTCAGACACGGGTTTTCCAGACAGc CTGAAGTCATCACTTGTATTTCCTTTTGGATCTCCCGAAATGAGGCAACAGTTCGATGATGACCATCCACTGGTTCTGAGCAACTGTACACAGGACAGGTTTTGTTTGTACTACTTCAGTGCACCCGAAACTGGCCT AAATGGAACATCTATAACAATATTTGGAGAAACAGTTAAATGGGTCCCAATATCCCCTGGTAGAGTGACTAACATCGTACACGCCGAAATCAATATGCGGGTAGGAATCAGAGGTAAACCGGGGGAGGAAGTTACCATGGTTTTCTTAATAAACAACTCAGTTCGTTATTCAACTTGTAAAATTAGCACATCAGGCACGGCCATACTGGACGCCAAGTACGGATGTTTTCCAAATCATCCGACTTCTAGTCAACCAACATCTGTTGCACCGACGTCATTCACGACCAATTATAGTATGACAACAGAGATGATACAATCATCAACCTCTCACTCCTCGGCTTCTGGTGTTGTTCATCAGAAAGGAGTACTGTTGTTCAGTGTTTGGCTGTCGACAACAGTGCTGATGGTGAAAGCGATGTATTGA
- the LOC128156028 gene encoding uncharacterized protein LOC128156028 isoform X1 has protein sequence MDDFLPTKLHNFWRCKNKCLILLIISLNAETTSKGSCVNERGECCTNFHLINGTCAACPPGTYGDNCSTACPNQHYGENCGLKCNCGPDEECHTLHGCRSITTTPTSQTTTKSNIDEEKTSLSTTEVSDTFLQSSAQANIEKITKGNTKFTPKVSILSTTTGTGPTLGGGDSSTTRVIIITGSVLSLFLIIIIVNQIHEKLKKRRTEKVYSNRNQGSSNMIEEETYVDINESGMLGYTSRYDKIKSQSSVVQRSKGDSGTLKIEANVLPPILPSRMDNDTNSDSSQVITEHHTEYLDVVHQGPTGNPDNAYVDPVTSKKNNAYTEVVGTPPDDQVHGEHADNNSRGAYQEIDEEVFDEGHSIHRDGYLQVVH, from the exons atggatgattttttaCCAACGAAACTGCATAATTTCTGGAGATGTAAAAACAAATGTCTCATTCTATTAATTATATCCTTAAATGCAGAAACGACAAGTAAAGGATCCTGTGTAAACGAACG gggCGAATGCTGCACCAACTTCCATCTAATCAACGGAACATGCGCTG CATGTCCTCCTGGAACTTACGGAGATAATTGTTCCACCGCATGCCCAAATCAACATTATGGAGAAAACTGTGGTCTCAAATGTAATTGTGGGCCTGATGAAGAGTGTCACACTTTACACGGCTGTAGAAGTATTACCACAA CACCCACCAGCCAAACAACAACTAAATCAAACATCGACGAGGAGAAAACTTCATTATCCACCACTGAAGTGTCAGATACTTTTTTACAGAGTTCAGCTCAAGctaatatagaaaaaataacaaagggtAATACCAAATTTACACCCAAAGTAAGTATCTTATCCACCACGACTGGGACCGGACCTACCCTCGGGGGTGGAGACTCTAGTACCACCCGTGTTATCATTATTACAGGGTCAGTGTTATCTTTGTTCTTAATCATAATAATAGTCAACCAGATTCACGAGAAATTGAAAAAGCGTCGGACAGAAAAAGTTTACAGTAATCGTAATCAGGGTTCATCAAACATGATAGAGGAAGAAACGTATGTCGATATCAACGAGTCTGGCATGCTGGGATATACTTCCAGATACGACAAAATTAAGTCTCAGTCTTCAGTTGTTCAACGTAGTAAAGGAGATAGTGGTACTTTAAAAATTGAAGCAAATGTTTTGCCACCGATACTTCCATCTCGAATGGACAACGATACAAATTCTGATTCAAGTCAAGTAATTACTGAACATCACACAGAGTATTTAGATGTCGTACATCAAGGACCAACTGGGAACCCAGACAATGCCTACGTGGACCCAGTGACCAGCAAAAAGAACAATGCCTATACAGAGGTGGTAGGTACACCGCCAGATGATCAAGTGCATGGGGAACATGCAGACAACAATTCAAGAGGGGCATATCAGGAAATTGATGAAGAGGTATTTGATGAAGGACATAGCATACATAGAGATGGTTATCTTCAAGTAGTTCATTAG
- the LOC128156028 gene encoding uncharacterized protein LOC128156028 isoform X2, which produces MWFTLLFYSSCFQMRFVVKTECANSGGKGECCTNFHLINGTCAACPPGTYGDNCSTACPNQHYGENCGLKCNCGPDEECHTLHGCRSITTTPTSQTTTKSNIDEEKTSLSTTEVSDTFLQSSAQANIEKITKGNTKFTPKVSILSTTTGTGPTLGGGDSSTTRVIIITGSVLSLFLIIIIVNQIHEKLKKRRTEKVYSNRNQGSSNMIEEETYVDINESGMLGYTSRYDKIKSQSSVVQRSKGDSGTLKIEANVLPPILPSRMDNDTNSDSSQVITEHHTEYLDVVHQGPTGNPDNAYVDPVTSKKNNAYTEVVGTPPDDQVHGEHADNNSRGAYQEIDEEVFDEGHSIHRDGYLQVVH; this is translated from the exons ATGTGGTTTACTTTGCTTTTCTACAGTTCCTGTTTCCAAATGAGGTTCGTCGTCAAAACTGAATGTGCAAACAGTGGAGGAAA gggCGAATGCTGCACCAACTTCCATCTAATCAACGGAACATGCGCTG CATGTCCTCCTGGAACTTACGGAGATAATTGTTCCACCGCATGCCCAAATCAACATTATGGAGAAAACTGTGGTCTCAAATGTAATTGTGGGCCTGATGAAGAGTGTCACACTTTACACGGCTGTAGAAGTATTACCACAA CACCCACCAGCCAAACAACAACTAAATCAAACATCGACGAGGAGAAAACTTCATTATCCACCACTGAAGTGTCAGATACTTTTTTACAGAGTTCAGCTCAAGctaatatagaaaaaataacaaagggtAATACCAAATTTACACCCAAAGTAAGTATCTTATCCACCACGACTGGGACCGGACCTACCCTCGGGGGTGGAGACTCTAGTACCACCCGTGTTATCATTATTACAGGGTCAGTGTTATCTTTGTTCTTAATCATAATAATAGTCAACCAGATTCACGAGAAATTGAAAAAGCGTCGGACAGAAAAAGTTTACAGTAATCGTAATCAGGGTTCATCAAACATGATAGAGGAAGAAACGTATGTCGATATCAACGAGTCTGGCATGCTGGGATATACTTCCAGATACGACAAAATTAAGTCTCAGTCTTCAGTTGTTCAACGTAGTAAAGGAGATAGTGGTACTTTAAAAATTGAAGCAAATGTTTTGCCACCGATACTTCCATCTCGAATGGACAACGATACAAATTCTGATTCAAGTCAAGTAATTACTGAACATCACACAGAGTATTTAGATGTCGTACATCAAGGACCAACTGGGAACCCAGACAATGCCTACGTGGACCCAGTGACCAGCAAAAAGAACAATGCCTATACAGAGGTGGTAGGTACACCGCCAGATGATCAAGTGCATGGGGAACATGCAGACAACAATTCAAGAGGGGCATATCAGGAAATTGATGAAGAGGTATTTGATGAAGGACATAGCATACATAGAGATGGTTATCTTCAAGTAGTTCATTAG